One segment of Leptodactylus fuscus isolate aLepFus1 chromosome 7, aLepFus1.hap2, whole genome shotgun sequence DNA contains the following:
- the IRF8 gene encoding interferon regulatory factor 8: protein MCDRNGGRRLRQWLIEQIDSSLYPGLVWENDGKTLFRIPWKHAGKQDYNQEVDASIFKAWAIFKGKFKEGDRAEPATWKTRLRCALNKSPDFEEVTERSQLDISEPYKVYRIVPEEEQKGKLGVGCLNEVTEMDCSSSEIEPSTDDYLTIIKRSPSPAKDTCQKQILQDWLIHNHSAGLQNLDAYTMYTNDAISPALSQMIIQFYYGGKAVSQVTSTRHEGCRLSVGHQTGEKAYGPDPFENIRFPSADYIVSERQRHITKKLFGHLERGVLLYSNRHGIFIKRLCQGRVFWSGNCMPYKDRATKLERDEVVKIFDTNQYIREFQHCYSNQLRLPDNRVTLCFGEEFPDAIPVHMKLIIVQIEQLGLKQLLDNSLKSYNTAGLHLLPDPQMDPVQRHIQDPCTTHQRAFYRETPQITV, encoded by the exons ATGTGTGATCGTAACGGTGGCAGACGTCTCCGGCAGTGGCTGATTGAGCAGATTGACAGCTCCTTGTACCCAGGACTGGTATGGGAAAATGATGGCAAGACTCTCTTCCGTATTCCATGGAAACATGCCGGAAAGCAGGATTATAACCAGGAAGTGGACGCTTCTATATTTAAA GCCTGGGCAATATTCAAAGGGAAATTCAAAGAAGGTGATAGAGCGGAGCCTGCGACATGGAAGACACGTTTACGCTGCGCATTAAACAAAAGTCCTGACTTTGAGGAGGTGACAGAAAGATCCCAGCTGGATATCTCAGAACCCTACAAGGTTTACAGGATTGTCCCAGAAGAAGAGCAAAAGG GTAAACTGGGGGTCGGATGTCTGAATGAAGTCACAGAAATGGACTGCAGTTCATCTGAAATAGAG CCATCTACAGATGACTATTTGACTATAATTAAACGTAGCCCCTCCCCCGCTAAGGACACATGTCAGAAGCAAATTCTACAGGACTGGCTGATCCATAACCACAGTGCAG GCCTGCAGAATTTAGATGCGTATACCATGTACACAAATGACGCCATCTCACCCg CATTGTCACAGATGATCATCCAGTTTTATTATGGAGGGAAAGCAGTCAGCCAAGTCACATCAACTCGTCATGAAGGATGCCGCCTGTCTGTAGGCCATCAGACTGGAGAAAAGGCTTATGGGCCTGACCCCTTCGAGAATATCCGATTCCCATCAGCTGACTACATTGTCAGTGAACGTCAGCGACACATCACTAAAAAGCTTTTCGGACACTTGGAGAGGGGTGTCCTTCTATATAGTAATAGACATGGGATTTTTATCAAGAGGCTGTGCCAGGGAAGAGTTTTCTGGAGTGGGAACTGTATGCCATATAAAGACCGAGCCACCAAACTGGAACGTGATGAGGTTGTCAAGATATTTGATACCAACCAATATATAAGAG AATTCCAACATTGTTACTCCAATCAGCTGAGACTCCCGGACAATAGAGTCACGTTGTGCTTTGGGGAAGAGTTCCCAGATGCAATCCCTGTCCACATGAAACTGATCATTGTGCAG ATTGAACAGCTTGGCTTGAAGCAGTTATTGGACAATTCCCTCAAGAGTTATAATACAGCCGGCCTGCATTTACTGCCAGACCCCCAAATGGATCCAGTGCAGCGTCATATCCAGGATCCCTGCACAACCCACCAGAGGGCATTTTACAGAGAGACACCGCAGATCACAGTCTGA